ATATAGAATTGAACGATCTTGGAGCATGGAGGGAAGGAAGATGCGGGAGCTCTGGGAGACGGAACGTCCGATCGTGGCGATCACGATGGGGGATGCCGCCGGCATCGGGCCGGAAATCGCCGTGCGGGTGCTGTGCGACGTGGGGACATACCGGCTCTGCCGGCCCTTCATCGTCGGCGATGCTTCGGTCATCCAGGCTGTGCTGGACGGCATGCGCCTGAACTTCACCGTCCACCCCATCGCCACCGTGGGGCAGGCGCGTTTCGAACCGCGCTATCTGGATGTGTTGGACCTGCACAATATTGACATGGGGCGTCTGAAAAAGGGGATGGTAGACCCTATGGCCGGCGCGGCCGCCTATCAATACGTCATCACGGCCGCGGACCTGGCCATGCAGGGAGAAGTGGACGCCGTTGTCACCTGCCCCATCTGCAAAGAGGCCCTCAATCTGGCCGGTTATGAATACCCCGGCCACACGGAGATCTTCGCTGAGCGCACCGGCGCCCGCGAATATGCCATGATGATGAGCGCCGGCGCCCTGCGGGTGGTGATCCTCAGCACTCACCTGCCCCTGCGCGCCGCGCTGGACCTCATCAGCCAGGAACGCATCCTGACCGCGGTGCGGCTGGCAGATGAGCTGGGCCGGCTGTTGGGCATGGGCGTGCCGCGCATCGCTGTCCCTGGGCTTAACCCCCATGCCAGCGAAGGGGGCATTTTCGGAAGCGAGGAGCTGGAGATCATCATTCCGGCCATCCGTCAGGCCCAGGCAATGGGCTTCCAGGTCAGCGGCCCCTTCCCCGCGGACATGGTCTTTTACCGCGCTGTGCAGGGAGAGTTTGATTTCGTCATCGCGCTGTACCACGATCAGGGGTTGATCCCCATCAAGCTCTTGGGGTTCGGCGCCGGCGTCAATGTCACGCTGGGCCTGCCGATTGTGCGCACCTCTGTGGACCACGGCACCGCCTTCGACATCGCCTGGCAGTTCCGCGCCAGCGCCTGCAGTCTCACCGAGGCCATCCGCTGGGCCGTGCAGTTAAGCAAGGCCCGCCAGCGGGCGCGAGCCGGCCAAATGCCGGCGCAATAATTCATCGCAACAGGAGGTTCGACAAGCCATCATGCCGCGACCTTGGATTATCGTGCACTGTCTGATGAGCGTGGACGCCCGCCTGACCACTGCCCGCCGGCTGGAGACCCATTGGGAGGAAATCGCTCCGACCGCTGTGCATGAATACTACCGCCTGGCCAGACACCTGGGGGTGCAGGGCATCCTGACCAGTGCCTCCCTCATCTCCCTGGCGGAGCACACCCTCGCCGAGCGGGATATCGTGGCCTCTGACCCACGGCAGTTGGCGCCGGCCATCGTCGTGCCGGACAACCGCGGCCGCATCAACTGGACGCTCATCAAGCGCAAGCCCTGGTTCCGTTCCGCCGTGGCCCTTTGTTCCAAGAAAACCCCGAAGGACTACCTGGAGTATCTGGACGAGGAAGGCATCCATTACATTGTGGCCGGCGAGGAGCATGTGGACCTCGAGGCAGCGCTGGATGCCCTTTGGGAGCGCTACCGCATCGGCATGCTGGCATGTCTGGGCGGAGCGCAGTTGACCGGCGCGCTCCTGCGGCGCGGCCTCATCGACGAAATCAGCGTAGTCATCGCGCCTCTGGCTATCGGCGGCATGACCACCCCCACCCTCTTTGAGGCCAGCGACCTCACGGGCCTTCATCAAATCCTGCGGCTTCGGCTGTCGCACTTCATGGGGTTGGAAGGCGGCGCGGTCTGGCTGAGGTATGAGGTAATCCCCAAGGAGTAGCCGGCCTAGTGCCGGGGCGCTTCCGCCAGTGAGCGCTTCCCCGTCCACGGCGTGATGATGATTGGCACGCCTTTGGGATTCCAGAAGGTCAGCCAGCGCGCTTCATCGGGGTGAATGCGGATACATCCATGGGAAACGGGATAGCGGCCCAGCGCATCCAGCTCCAGATAAATGCGCTGGCCGTTCTCGTCGAAGATATAGGGCGCGCCGTGGATCATGATGCGCCCGTGATCATCGAACAGGTACCAGGCATAATCCGCATAGGTGCCGTACGAGTAAAAAGTGCCCACATACTCTCCCACCACACCGCGCCAGGCCTTGGTGCCGTGATTCTGGGGATCACCGGTACTGCACGGAATGGCCCGGATCTCCACCCCATCCTCAAAAATGTACATGTACTGCTGGTCCTGGTCCACCAAAATGGCGCGGCCGGTCTTAGGGACCTCGGCGGCCGCCGGCGAGGAATAGGTCGGGGTTGGCGCCGGCGTGGGCTGTGCCCATATCACCGTCGCGGTGGGGGTGGGTGGGACGGCGTCGTCCTGCGCGGACATATCCGCCGCCGGCGTGGGCGTGAAGGTCGGCTTGGGTGTGCGGGTCGGCAGGGGCGCCAACGTATAGGGCTGGGGGGCACACCCGGCCAGCACCACCACTGCGCTCAATATCAATAACAGGAATATGACTGCGGCCGTCCACCTTCTCTGGCCGGCCGGCTGTATCCAGGTCATGGGCGATTTCTCCCAGAACATTGATGTAGTACGGGAAAGCGTGCCCGGCATACGCAAGCAGGCTTAGCCGTTCTGCTCCCCCTGCCCTTCTGCCGGCGGCTCCGGCGCGGCAGAAGCGGCTTGTTCTTCCTGCTCGACGATGGCGAGGGGCTCCTCGGCAGGAACGGCCGGCGCCGGGTACGGTTCCGCCCTCTGCTGGCGCCAATACAGCACTGCCGCGCCGCCTATGACGAACAGCACCGACAGAAGCCGTGAATAGCTGAAGTCGGTGCCCGGGATG
This DNA window, taken from Anaerolineae bacterium, encodes the following:
- the pdxA gene encoding 4-hydroxythreonine-4-phosphate dehydrogenase PdxA: MRELWETERPIVAITMGDAAGIGPEIAVRVLCDVGTYRLCRPFIVGDASVIQAVLDGMRLNFTVHPIATVGQARFEPRYLDVLDLHNIDMGRLKKGMVDPMAGAAAYQYVITAADLAMQGEVDAVVTCPICKEALNLAGYEYPGHTEIFAERTGAREYAMMMSAGALRVVILSTHLPLRAALDLISQERILTAVRLADELGRLLGMGVPRIAVPGLNPHASEGGIFGSEELEIIIPAIRQAQAMGFQVSGPFPADMVFYRAVQGEFDFVIALYHDQGLIPIKLLGFGAGVNVTLGLPIVRTSVDHGTAFDIAWQFRASACSLTEAIRWAVQLSKARQRARAGQMPAQ
- a CDS encoding L,D-transpeptidase, yielding MTWIQPAGQRRWTAAVIFLLLILSAVVVLAGCAPQPYTLAPLPTRTPKPTFTPTPAADMSAQDDAVPPTPTATVIWAQPTPAPTPTYSSPAAAEVPKTGRAILVDQDQQYMYIFEDGVEIRAIPCSTGDPQNHGTKAWRGVVGEYVGTFYSYGTYADYAWYLFDDHGRIMIHGAPYIFDENGQRIYLELDALGRYPVSHGCIRIHPDEARWLTFWNPKGVPIIITPWTGKRSLAEAPRH
- a CDS encoding RibD family protein, translating into MPRPWIIVHCLMSVDARLTTARRLETHWEEIAPTAVHEYYRLARHLGVQGILTSASLISLAEHTLAERDIVASDPRQLAPAIVVPDNRGRINWTLIKRKPWFRSAVALCSKKTPKDYLEYLDEEGIHYIVAGEEHVDLEAALDALWERYRIGMLACLGGAQLTGALLRRGLIDEISVVIAPLAIGGMTTPTLFEASDLTGLHQILRLRLSHFMGLEGGAVWLRYEVIPKE